In Piliocolobus tephrosceles isolate RC106 chromosome 10, ASM277652v3, whole genome shotgun sequence, a single window of DNA contains:
- the BAZ2A gene encoding bromodomain adjacent to zinc finger domain protein 2A isoform X4, with protein MGLNFDSQELYDSFPDQNFEVMPNGPPSFFTSPQTSPMLGSSIQTFAPSQEVGSDIHPDEAAEKEMTSVVAENGTGLVGSLELEEEQPELKMCGYNGSVPSVESLHQEVSVLVPDPTVSCLDDPSHLPDQLEDTPILSEDSLEPFNSLAPEPVSGGLYGIDDTELMGAEDKLPLEDSPVISALDCPSLNNATAFSLLADDSQTSTSIFASPTSPPVLGESVLQDNSFDLNNGSDAEQEEMETQSSDFPPSLTQPAPDQSSTIQLHPATSPAVSPTTSPAVSLVVSPAASPEISPEVCPAASTVVSPAVFSVVSPASSAVLPAVSSEVPLTASVTSPKASPVTSPAAAFPTASPANKDASSFLETTADLEEITGEELSTSGSGDVMRRRIATPEEVRLPLQHGWRREVRIKKGSHRWQGETWYYGPCGKRMKQFPEVIKYLSRNVVHSVRREHFSFSPRMPVGDFFEERDTPEGLQWVQLSAEEIPSRIQAITGKRGRPRNTEKTKTKEVPKVKRGRGRPPKVKITELLDKTDNRLLKKLEAQETSNEEDKAKIGKSKKKVRQKVQRGECQTTIQGQARNKRKQETKSLKQKEAKKKSKAEKEKGKTKQEKLKEKVKREKKEKVKMKEKEEVAKAKPSCKADKTLATQRRLEERQRQQMILEEMKKPTEDMCLTDHQPLPDFSRVPGLTLPSGAFSDCLTIVEFLHSFGKVLGFDPAKDVPSLGVLQEGLLCQGDSLGEVQDLLVRLLKAALHDPGLPSYCQSLKILGEKVSEIPLTRDNVSEILRCFLMAYGVEPALCDRLRTQPFQAQSPQQKAAVLAFLVHELNGSTLIINEIDKTLESMSSYRKNKWIVEGRLRRLKTVLAKRTGRSEVEMEGPEECLGRRRSSRIMEETSGMEEEEEEEAIAAVHGRRGRRDGEVDATASSIPELERQIEKLSKRQLFFRKKLLHSSQMLRAVSLGQDRYRRRYWVLPYLAGIFVEGTEGNLVPEDVIKKETDSLKVAAHTSLNSARFSVKMELAGSNTTASSPARARGRPRKTKPGSMQPRHLKSPVGGQDSEQPQAQLQPEAQLHAPAQPQPQLQLQLQSHPQSHKGFLEQEGSPLSLGQSQHDLSQSAFLSWLSQTQSHSSLLSSSVLTPDSSPGKLDPAPSQPLEEPEPDEAESSPDPQALWFNISAQMPCNAAPTPPPAVSEDQPTPSPQQLASSKPMNRPSAANPCSPVQFSSTPLAGLAPKRRAGDPGEMPQSPTGLGQPKRRGRPPSKFFKQMEQRYLTQLTAQPVPPEMCSGWWWIRDPETLDAMLKALHPRGIREKALHKHLNKHRDFLQEVCLRPSADPIFEPRQLPVFQEGIMSWSPKDKTYETDLAVLQWVEDLEQRVIMSDLQIRGWTCPSPDSTREDLAYCEHLSNSQEDITWRGRGREGLAPQRKTTNPLDLAVMRLAALEQNVERRYLREPLWPTHEVVLEKALLSTPNGAPEGTTTEISYEITPRIRVWRQTLERCRSAAQVCLCLGQLERSLAWEKSVNKVTCLVCRKGDNDEFLLLCDGCDRGCHIYCHRPKMEAVPEGDWFCTVCLAQQVEGEFTQKPGFPKRGQKRKSAYSLNFSEGDGRRRRVLLRGRESPAAGPRYSEEGQSPSKRRRLSMRNHHSDLTFCEIILMEMESHDAAWPFLEPVNPRLVSGYRRIIKNPMDFSTMRERLLRGGYTSSEEFAADALLVFDNCQTFNEDDSEVGKAGHIMRRFFESRWEEFYQGKQANL; from the exons AACTGAAGATGTGTGGCTACAATGGCTCTGTCCCTTCTGTGGAATCGTTACACCAAGAGGTCTCAGTCCTGGTCCCTGACCCCACAGTGAGCTGTTTAGATGATCCTTCACATCTTCCTGATCAACTGGAAGACACTCCAATCCTCAGTGAAGACTCTCTGGAGCCTTTCAACTCTCTGGCACCAG AGCCAGTGAGTGGAGGACTATATGGTATTGATGACACAGAGCTAATGGGTGCAGAGGACAAGCTGCCTCTTGAGGACAGCCCTGTGATTTCTGCCCTTGATTGCCCTTCCCTCAATAATGCTACTGCCTTCAGTCTCCTGGCAGATGATAGTCAAACATCAACCTCTATCTTTGCCAGTCCCACCTCTCCACCTGTCCTAGGGGAGTCTGTCCTGCAAG ATAACAGCTTTGACCTGAATAATGGTAGTGACGCTgaacaggaagaaatggaaactcaGTCTTCAGACTTCCCACCATCCCTGACCCAGCCAGCTCCTGATCAGTCATCCACTATTCAGCTACATCCAGCAACCTCACCAGCAGTCTCACCAACAACCTCCCCAGCAGTCTCCCTAGTGGTTTCTCCAGCAGCCTCCCCAGAAATCTCTCCAGAAGTTTGTCCCGCAGCTTCTACAGTTGTCTCTCCAGCAGTCTTCTCAGTGGTCTCTCCAGCTTCCTCAGCAGTCCTCCCAGCAGTTTCCTCAGAAGTCCCCTTGACGGCTTCAGTGACATCCCCAAAAGCCTCTCCTGTAACTTCCCCAGCAGCTGCCTTTCCAACAGCCTCCCCAGCAAATAAGGATGCCAGCAGCTTCCTAGAAACCACTGCTGACCTGGAAGAGATCACTGGAGAGGAACTCTCTACTTCTGGTAGTG GTGATGTCATGAGGAGACGTATTGCTACCCCAGAAGAAGTTCGTCTTCCCCTCCAACATGG GTGGCGGAGAGAGGTGCGCATCAAGAAGGGCAGCCACCGATGGCAGGGGGAGACCTGGTATTATGGCCCCTGTGGGAAGAGGATGAAGCAATTTCCAGAAGTGATCAAG TACCTGAGCCGCAATGTGGTACACAGTGTCCGCCGTGAGCACTTCAGCTTCAGTCCCCGTATGCCTGTTGGAGATTTCTTTGAAGAAAGAGACACACCAGAG GGCTTGCAGTGggtgcagctctcagcagaggaGATCCCATCGAGGATTCAGGCAATTACTGGCAAACGGGGTCGACCTCGAAACACTGAGAAGACTAAGACTAAGGAAGTCCCCAAGGTGAAACGGGGCCGAGGTCGGCCACCTAAGGTCAAAATCACTGAGCTATTGGACAAGACAGACAACCGCCTCCTAAAGAAACTGGAGGCCCAAG AAACATCGAATGAGGAAGATAAAGCAAAGATTGGTAAAAGCAAGAAGAAGGTGAGGCAGAAGGTACAACGGGGAGAGTGTCAGACTACTATCCAAGGGCAG GCCAGAAATAAGCGGAAACAAGAGACCAAGAGcttaaagcagaaggaagctAAGAAGAAATCCAAG gctgagaaagaaaagggaaagacaaagcaggaaaaactgaaggaaaaagtcaagagggaaaagaaggagaaggtgaaaatgaaggaaaaggaggaggtggCCAAAGCCAAGCCATCCTGTAAAGCAGACAAGACCCTGGCCACACAGAGGCGCTTGGAGGAACGGCAGAGGCAACAGATGATCTTGGAGGAAATGAAGAAGCCAACAGAGGATATGTGTCTGACTGACCACCAG CCCCTGCCTGACTTCTCACGAGTCCCTGGTCTGACATTGCCCAGTGGGGCCTTCTCAGACTGCCTGACCATTGTGGAGTTCCTGCATAGCTTTGGCAAGGTGCTGGGCTTTGATCCTGCCAAAGATGTGCCTAGCCTGGGGGTCCTGCAGGAGGGACTTCTGTGTCAGGGCGACAGCTTGGGTGAGGTGCAAGACCTGCTGGTGAGGCTGCTGAAGGCTGCACTCCATGATCCTGGCTTGCCCTCCTACTGTCAG TCCCTAAAGATCTTGGGGGAGAAGGTGTCTGAGATCCCACTGACAAGAGACAATGTGTCGGAGATCCTGCGCTGCTTCCTTATGGCATACGGAGTAGAGCCAGCCCTCTGTGACCGCCTGCGCACCCAGCCTTTTCAGGCCCAGTCACCCCAGCAGAAGGCTGCTGTCCTGGCCTTCCTTGTGCATGAGCTCAATGGCTCCACCCTCATCATCAA TGAGATTGACAAGACTCTGGAGAGTATGTCCAGCTACAGGAAAAACAAGTGGATTGTTGAAGGTCGGCTCCGGAG ACTGAAAACTGTTCTGGCCAAGCGAACTGGGAGGTCTGAGGTAGAGATGGAAGGGCCAGAGGAATGCCTGGGACGGAGGCGCAGTTCTCGGATCATGGAGGAGACCAGTGGcatggaagaagaggaagaagaggaggctaTAGCAGCTGTCCATGGCCGCAGGGGTCGAAGAGATGGAGAG GTTGATGCCACAGCATCTAGCATCCCAGAGCTAGAGCGCCAGATAGAAAAACTCAGTAAG CGTCAGCTTTTCTTTCGCAAAAAGCTGCTTCACTCATCCCAGATGCTTCGGGCGGTCTCCCTGGGTCAAGACCGCTACAGACGTCGCTACTGGGTATTGCCATATTTGGCTGGTATCTTTGTAGAAGGAACAGAGGGGAACTTAG TTCCTGAGGATGTGATAAAGAAGGAAACTGATTCCTTAAAAGTGGCAGCCCATACGTCACTCAACTCTGCCCGCTTCTCTGTGAAGATGGAGTTAGCTGGCTCCAACACCACTGCCAGTTCTCCTGCCCGGGCCCGAGGCCGACCTCGAAAAACTAAGCCTGGGTCTATGCAACCTAGGCATCTTAAGTCCCCTGTTGGGGGTCAGGATTCAGAACAGCCCCAGGCCCAGCTTCAGCCTGAGGCTCAGCTTCATGctcctgcccagccccagcctcagcttcAGCTTCAGCTTCAGTCCCATCCTCAGTCCCATAAGGGGTTCCTGGAGCAAGAAGGCTCCCCTTTGTCACTGGGTCAGAGCCAGCATGACCTCAGCCAGTCAGCCTTCCTGTCTTGGCTGAGCCAGACTCAGAGCCATAGCTCACTGTTGAGCAGCTCAGTCCTCACGCCTGATAGCAGTCCTGGAAAACTAGACCCAGCTCCATCACAGCCCCTGGAGGAGCCAGAGCCTGATGAGGCAGAATCCAGCCCTGATCCTCAAGCACTCTGGTTTAACATCTCAGCCCAGATGCCCTGCAATGCTGCCCCTACACCACCCCCTGCAGTTTCTGAGGACCAACCCACTCCCTCCCCTCAGCAGCTTGCCTCCTCCAAGCCA ATGAATAGACCCAGTGCTGCCAACCCTTGTTCTCCAGTGCAGTTCTCTTCCACGCCCTTGGCTGGGTTGGCCCCTAAGAGGCGAGCAGGAGACCCTGGAGAAATGCCACAGAGTCCCACAGGGCTGGGACAGCCGAAACGGAGAGGGAGACCTCCCAGTAAGTTCTTCAAACAAATGGAACAGCGTTACCTAACCCAGCTGACAGCCCAGCCTGTCCCACCTG AGATGTGCTCAGGCTGGTGGTGGATACGAGATCCTGAGACGCTGGATGCCATGCTCAAGGCCCTACATCCCCGAGGTATCCGGGAGAAGGCACTTCACAAACACCTTAACAAGCACAGGGACTTCTTGCAGGAAGTCTGCCTACGGCCCTCAGCTG ACCCCATCTTTGAGCCCAGGCAACTACCTGTCTTTCAAGAAGGGATTATGAGCTGGTCCCCCAAAGATAAGACGTATGAGACAGACCTAGCAGTGCTTCAATGGGTCGAGGATCTGGAGCAGCGGGTTATCATGTCTGATCTGCAGATTCGG GGCTGGACATGTCCTAGCCCGGACTCTACCCGTGAAGACTTGGCCTACTGTGAGCACCTCTCCAACTCCCAGGAGGATATCACCTGGCGAGGTCGAGGCAGGGAAGGACTGGCACCTCAGCGTAAAACTACCAACCCTTTGGACCTGGCTGTGATGCGGCTGGCTGCCCTGGAACAGAATGTAGAACGGCGGTACCTGCGGGAGCCCCTCTGGCCAACTCATGAGGTTGTGCTGGAGAAGGCCCTGCTTAGCACACCTAATGGTGCCCCTGAGGGCACCACTACAGAGAT ATCATACGAGATCACCCCTCGCATTCGTGTCTGGCGCCAGACCCTCGAGCGGTGCCGGAGCGCAGCCCAGGTGTGCTTGTGCCTGGGCCAGCTGGAGAGGTCCCTTGCCTGGGAGAAGTCTGTCAACAAAGTG ACGTGTCTAGTCTGCCGGAAGGGTGACAATGATGAGTTTCttctgctttgtgatgggtgtgACCGTGGCTGCCACATTTACTGCCATCGTCCCAAGATGGAGGCTGTCCCAGAAGGAGATTGGTTTTGTACTGTCTGTCTGGCTCAG CAGGTAGAGGGAGAATTCACTCAGAAGCCTGGTTTCCCAAAGCGAGGCCAGAAGCGGAAAAGTGCTTATTCGCTGAACTTCTCAGAGGGTGATGGCCGCCGACGCCGGGTACTGTTGAGGGGCCGAGAAAGCCCAGCAGCAGGGCCTCGGTACTCAGAAGAGGGGCAGTCCCCCTCCAAGCGGCGGCGACTCTCAATGCGGAACCACCACAGTGATCTCACATTTTGCGA GATTATCCTGATGGAGATGGAGTCCCATGATGCAGCCTGGCCTTTCCTAGAGCCTGTGAACCCACGTTTGGTGAGTGGGTACCGGCGCATCATCAAAAATCCTATGGATTTTTCCACCATGCGGGAGCGGCTGCTCAGGGGAGG GTACACCAGCTCAGAGGAGTTTGCGGCTGATGCCCTCTTGGTATTTGACAACTGCCAGACCTTCAACGAGGATGACTCTGAAGTAGGCAAGGCTGGGCACATCATGCGCCGCTTCTTCGAGAGCCGCTGGGAGGAGTTTTATCAGGGAAAACAGGCCAATCTGTGA